The Parafrankia discariae sequence GTCGCGGACCCGGTCCTCGGACGTGAACGTCACCTCCGCGATCTTGCCTGGGGTCATGGCCTGCGCGGAGAGCAGGATCATCTGCGCCCGCCGCCACGTCACCACCGACCCCGACGAACGGCGCACGATCCGCAACAGCCGCTGCCCCTCGTCCGGATCGATCTCCCGGACCCCCACCCGTTCCGCCACACCACAGATCATCAGCCGGACAGCCAGGCCTCTGCGGGACCCGACCCGGCGCGCCCTCACAACGGGCAAACCTTCACGGATGCGGCACTAGCCCGGCTGCTCGCCGCGGCCGGGCGGCCGACGATCGCGGCGCACTGGAGTGACACCATCTTCCGCTCGCTGCGCTGGCGGGCCCGCCTGCCGCGCGAGGTGCTGGTCCTGACTGTCGCCGAGGTGTGCACGCTGCGCTACTTCCAGGTGGTCCGTGACGGCGTCGGCGACCGGCTGACCCGCGAGGTCGTGGCGCGCATCCTCAGCGACGAGCAGGAGCACGTTCCCTTCCACATCCGCCGCCTGCGGCTGGACCTCGCCGGCCTGCCCGTGCCGAAGCGCGCCCTGCTCGCCGCCGCGTGGTGGGCCCTCCTCGCTGTGTCCGCGGCGGTGGTCGCGATCAACCATCGCGCCGCCCTGCGCCTGCTCGGTGTGTCCTCCACCCGCTACTTCGCCGACACGCTCCGGCTGTTCGCCCCCGTCGCCAAAGCCGCGCTCGCCGCCGGTCCGGCTGACCGATCCGAAACTCTTACCGGCCCGGGCCGCACAGGCCGGTAAGGGTCGGATTCAGAGGTCGTTCGGCCGACCGGGGAGGCCCACGACGCCACGGCCAATTGCCCGGACCGTCGCGCAGAGCTGGCCGCATATCCGCGCCGCGCCCGGACGCCGTATGGAAGTGGTTCGAAGATGGCCTCGCCTATCTCGACGCCGACCTGGCGGAACCCGAACGGATCCTCACCTCGTCCGAGCTACGCGACACCCTGGACCTGACCCGACCGGTCGCACTCGGCCTGATCTCCGTCGTGCATTTCCTTCCGGACTCCGCCGACCCCCACGGTCTCGTCCGTCGGTATCTGGACGAGCTTCCGTCCGGCAGCTATCTGGCCCTGACCCATCTCACCGCCGACTTCGCGCCGGACGAGATCTGGCGGATGGCCGCCGTCTACGGCCAGCGCGGCGTCGTCGTCAACCCACGCCCCCGCGCCGCGGTCGAGCGTTTCTTCGACGGCCTCGAACTGGTTGAGCCCGGCGTGCAGGCGGTAAGGCCGCTGGCGCCCGCAGGACGTGGGCGACGAGGTGACCGACGCCAAGGTCAACATGTACGGCGGCCTCGCCCGCAAGCCCTGATCCCCTGATCTCCCGGCGCCGCCACCCCGGGTGGCCCCGGTGGAAACGTCGAGCGGGGGCGCCGGCTGCTCGGCCACTGGCTCCCCGGGGCGATGAGCGGACGTGGTCGGCGGCCGTGCTCGGCGTCGATGGCGAGCCGGTCGAGCCGGTCGAGCCGGCAAGTTTGCGGCTAATACGGGGTGCGTGGCTGAAGTCGTCGCAATGCGGCCAGCGCGTCGGCGAGGGGGATGCGTTCCTGTTCGATGCGCCGGTGCCGTGTCCAGGCGGGGTCGGTGAGGGTGTCGTACATGGCGCGCTCATCGGTGGTCAGGTGGGGTAGGTCGCGCCGCTGGCCAGGGCCGAGTGGGACACCGCGGCGGTCGAGTGCGGTACCGAATGGCTCGTACCGGTCGAATGTCGCGATGTCCATGAGCATCGAGGCGGCGGGGACGCCGTCGGCGCGGAAGCCGTCGAGGATTTCGAAGCCGGACGCGTCGAGGTCGCCCCAGTAGACGAGCAGCGGCGCGGTGGTCAGCCAGGGAAGGGCGGCAGCTGTGGC is a genomic window containing:
- a CDS encoding SAM-dependent methyltransferase; its protein translation is MPGPSRRAGRISAPRPDAVWKWFEDGLAYLDADLAEPERILTSSELRDTLDLTRPVALGLISVVHFLPDSADPHGLVRRYLDELPSGSYLALTHLTADFAPDEIWRMAAVYGQRGVVVNPRPRAAVERFFDGLELVEPGVQAVRPLAPAGRGRRGDRRQGQHVRRPRPQALIP